The following is a genomic window from Chlamydiota bacterium.
TTTTTCTTTAATGTGATGCATGGCATGTGCAAATTCTAAAAAGCTCATTGTGTGCGCTTTTTTTATCACAGGAACGATGACGCCATCTTGAGTATTTGCTGCAATACCAAGATTCATCTCTTTTTTAATATGAATTTGGTTATTTTCAAATGTGGCATTGATTTTTTCATATTCTTTGACTGTTTGCACAAGTGCATAAGCAATCAAAAGTGTAGGTGTGAGTTTCACATTTTCTTGAGCAAAAAATTGTTCTTTATTGGCTTGAATAATGGAAAATAGAGAGGTTACATTGACTCTTTGCATCAAACTTGCTTGAGGAATTTGGGTTGCAGACAAAGTCACATTTTCAACCACCGCTTGACGATAGGGTGAAAGTTTTGCGCCTCCTTGATGCAACGTGGCAAATTTTTTCACATCTTCTTTTGTCACTCTTCCATTTTCACCACTGCCTTGAATATTTATAAGCTCAGCGACCGATAGATTATATTCTTTTAATGTGCGCAATACACTCGGTGAATAGACCGCTTGTTTGGATTCTGTAGGCCCTGCTGGCTCTTTTTTCGGCGCGCTTTTTTGTACTGCATCAGCAGTTTCTTTAACTTCAAGTTTGCAAAGCACACTTCCCACATCCACAAGCTCTTCTTCTTTTACGCATAATTCTTTGATCACACCACTATAGGGCGATGGAATTTCAGAATTCACCTTATCTGTGGCAACTTCTAATAAAATTTCATCTTCTTTTACCAGATCACCCACCTTTTTAAACCATCGCAAAATGGTCGCATTTGTAATAGATTCGCCAAGTTTTGGTAATTGTACTTCTTTAATTGTCATAGTTTACAGCCAGCTTATTTAAAAACTCATTAAACGTATTTTGATGCTTTTTGATATTAAGTTCAATCTCTAAAATAAAGATTTGAAGCCCTAAATCCCAAGATTTGTCCACCTTCATCGCATCTTTTTGCGTGCATACTAAATATTTAGCTCCTTTTGCTTTTACTCTTTTAGCAAATGCTTGCAGCTCTTTTTTATCAAAAAAACTGTGATCTAAAAATTCTTGTTTTTCCACAATTTTCGCGCCCACTTCTTCCAATGTATGGTATAAATTTTTCGGATTTCCAATGGCTGTAAACACCGCAATATTTTCATTAGCGATTGATTCTGCATTGATCGGCGTTTTTGTCACCTGAACAAACGGCGCTGTTGTGTAGCGACGTAATTGAGTTTCTACATCTGAATATCCAACGACAAGATCTGCTCTTTTGAGCTGTGTTAGGCTATCTCTTAAAAATCCCCTTGGAAAAAACGCCTGTTTTCCAAAAGGCTCTATGGAATCTAAAATCACAATTTCTACACTTTTTTTCAATTTTCGATGCTGCATGCCATCATCGATAATCATCAAAGGAGCAAAAGGTTTTGCAATTAGACATGCTTGCAATAGATCATTGCCCACAATCACAGGAACTTTGGGAAAAATATGAGATAAAAGCACAGCTTCATCAGATGCTTTTTTTGCATCATATTTTGGACCCCTTCCCTCAGACAGCACAAAGGGTTTTTTTATCCTTGTCTTCGCCCCATAGCCTTTGGAAACAAAGGAAAAGGCGATTTTTCTTTTCTCTAGTTCTTTTGCAAGAAAGAGGCAAAAAGGTGTCTTTCCACTTCCTCCAATCGAGACATTTCCAATAGAAATGATGGCGCTGCCAATATCTTTTGTGCGAAGAAGTTTATGTTCATACAAAAAATTAAAGATCCAGTTTCCTGCCTGGAAGCATTTTGCAACAACAAGGCCTAAAAAAGAGCGATGGATTTTTTCTTTATGTTTGAAATAAAAGGCGCTTAACATGACAGATTTAAGTTGTATTCAATCATTTCAATCAAAATATGGATAGATGCCATGTGCGCTTCTTGAATACGATCGGAAGTAGCAAAACCCTCTACAACCCATTCCACATCACAAAGACCTTTGAGCTGGCCTCCTGTTTTTCCTAAAAAGGCAATCGTAACTATCCCTTTTTCTTTTGCGCTTTCAACTGCTCGAATTAAATTGTCAGAGTTTCCCGACGTGGAAAGAACGCACAAACAATCTCCCGTCAGGCCCAAGGATTCAACCAAGCGTGAAAAGACAAACTCAAAGCCAGCATCGTTAGAGACGCAAGATAAATGCCCCACATCTCCTAAGCACAGTGCTGGAAGTGGCTTTCTTTTTTTTCTGAAAAAACCTGTCAGCTCTTCTGTAAAATGCATCGCATCACAAAACGAGCCTCCATTGCCTGCCACAAGCAACTTATTTCCTTTTTCAAAACAAGCCGAAATTAAATCACTGACCTTTTCAATAAATCTGAGCGCATCTTGGCTTTCCAACGCTGCGATGGCCTCTTGACATTCTTTGACGCTAAATAAAATTTTTTCTCTAGATTCTGTTGATTGCATATGTTCGAAGTTTAACCTGGATATTTCATAAAATCTAGAAAAATTCACACAACCTGCTTCCCGATCCATCCAAGAAACTTATTTGAAAAGGTTTATAAACCTTTCCTGCATAAGTTTGCTTGGTGTTTCGAAAAACATTTTGCATGCCTTTTTCTAGATTTTATGAAATATCCAGATTAAGAAATTACCTTTTCTTTGACAATCTCTTTTACCTTTTGAGAGCTTCCACGCTTTGTTACGAGTAATTTTCCTGCATTTTCGATCACAATAAGATCCTCACAGTCAACCAAAACAACAGGCTTGTCACTGATGACTAAATTTCCCTTGGCATCTAAAACTTTTGTGTTTTTTCCGGTAACATTTTGCATGTCATCTTTTTTGAAAAGTTGATAAAGTGCATCAAATGAGCCCACATCAGACCAAAAAACATCTTCTAGCTGCATACATTTTCTATTTCTCACCTTTTCTAAAATCGCATAATCAAAGGAAATAGAGGGCAGAGTGTGAAATTGCGCTTTCAGGGTTTCAAATCCCTGTTTGTATAGTTGTGCGTGTTCTTTGCAATGTTCAAATAAAGCGTTTTCAAATACATGTCTTGAGAAAAAAAACATGCCTGTATTCCACACGTACTCCCCTGTTTCAATCAACGCTTTAGCAACATCCGGCTTCGGTTTTTCAATGAATTTGACCACATCTTTTCTCTTCACATGAATGTAGCCATATCCACTCTCAACGCGATCAGGTGGTATGCCAAAAAGCACAATATTTTTGTAAGCTAACGTTGACGCAAGTTCTACAGATGTAAAAAAATTTTCGCCTTGAATTAAGTGATCTGAGCATAAACATAAAAAAAGCTCATCTTGATTGACAAAACTGAGTGCAAAACAGATAGCTCCTAGCGTATTTTTGCCACAAGGCTCAAATAAAATATGGCAATCAATCGATCCTAGTTGCTCTTTGACTTCCTTTTCAAACGCTTCATTGGTCACAATCACAATATCTTTGGGCTTTGCAAATTTAAGCGCCTTTTCTACTGCTAATTCAAAGCAAGATTTTCCATCAAAGAGCTTTAAAAATTGCTTTGGCTTTGTTAACGTTGATAAAGGCCACAACCTTAAGCCTCCACCTCCTGCAAGGATGATCACTTTCATTGAAAAAACTCTTTTTTTTTTGCCTCGATCAGTAACTGAAACTTTTCTTGGAAAACCGCTTTATCAAATTTTAGCGCGTGTTTCCGAATCACTTTAGGATCAAAATTACGCGTTTCAAAATCCCTCACAGCTTGCTTAACACTTTCCTTTGTTTGTTCTTTGAAAAACACACCTGTTTTGCCTTCAATCACAGAATCTAAAATTCCCCCTTTGCCAAAAGCAATCACAGGAGTGCCTGCACTCATCGCTTCGACAGGTACAATACCAAAATCCTCAAACGCTGCAAACAAAAACGCTTTTGCAAATTTAAAATGCTCTTTTAGTACATCAAAAGGTACGTGGCCTAAAAATGTGATGTTTTTTTTCGCCATCTTTTTCAATTTTTTAAAATTCGGTCCATCTCCTATCACAACAAGTTTTTTTTCTGGCATCAAATTAAAAGCCTCTACCAAAATATCGATGCGTTTATAGGGTACCAGGCGCGATGCTGTCACATAAAAATCTTGTTTTTCTTCAGAAAACACAAACTTTTTACAATCGACAGGAGGGTGCAGCACAATAGAATCTCTACGATATACTTTTTGGATGCGTTTTTGAATAAATGTGGAATTGGCAATAAACAGATCGACGCGTTTTGAGGATAAAACATCCCACATGCGCAATTTGTGCATCCAATATTTTGCAAAAAAGGCCTTGATTCCCTTTCGTAATCCATGATGTTCTAAATACTCATGATAACAATCCCACAAATAACGCATAGGGGTATGGCAATAGCAAATGTGGAGTTGATGGGGATGTGTGATCACACCTTTTGCCACGCAATGGGACGAAGAGATGATAAGATCAAAACTTCCAAGATCCATTTGTTCAATGGCCATGGGGAAAAAGGGTAAATAATTACGATACTTAGAACGTGCAAAGGGAAGCTTTTCAATAAACGATCCATGGATTGTTTTCTTTTCGAAAGGTGTGTTCTTGAGTTTTTTCACATCTTTTAAAAGCGTGAAAATGGGCGCATCGTAAAGTTCCATACATGCTGCTAAGACTTTTTCTGCTCCTGCAAGATCTACAAGCCAGTCATGAACATATGCTATTTTCATTTGAATCATTTATTTTTCTTTGTTACAACTATACAAAAAGCGGTTACAAATGCAACAGAATTCCATTGTCCTTGTAGGCTCTACTGGTCTTGTCGGTCTTGAATTAAAAAAACAACTTGAAGAAAAAGATATTGCCTTTGATTGTTTTGTGCGCGGTGGAAATACCAACTACAAGCTCGCATTTTTTTGTGTACCCAATGCTGTGGCTATCGATTTAGTTCCTCAATTTTTAAATAATGGCTGCACAATCATTGATGCGTCGAGTGCGTTTAGACAATCACATCCTCTGATCATTCCAGAAATTAATGGTTCTACACTAACTAAAGAGGATAAACTCATCGCAAGTCCCAATTGTACCACCACATTTTTAGCACTCGCTTTATATCCCCTGCACAAACATTTTCATCTCAAACAGATCATCACATCGACCTATCAAGCTGCTTCTGGTGGCGGGAAAAAAATGCTCGAAGAGTATAAAAATAGAACTTTGCAATTGCGTTTACATGAATCTGAAGAAGATGTGTTTGGATATAATGCAGAAGAAAACAAGATGGTGTTCGAAACACAAAAAATCTTGAGAGTTCCTATCGATATTAGCGCCACATGCGTGCGTATTTGCCAAAAACGCGTGCATGCTCTTTCCATCTTCGCAGAGTTTGAAAAAACCATAGATTTAGAAGTAGCAAAACAAGCTATTCAAGACGAACCTGGCCTTGTGTTTGATCCTGATTGCACTATTGAAAAGGCCGAAGGCTCACCTCTTACTTATGTCAAGCGCCTGCGCCCCGTTAAATCCAATCCACACTGCTTAGAACTTTTTATGCTCGGTGATCAACTTTTAAAAGGTGCTAGCACCAACATGCTCCAAATTGCCGAGTATGTTTTTGATCTGGATGCAATTAGCGCGTTAAAAAGCCCACTCTAATCCACCATCGATTTGGTGATCGCGTGTGTATTTATTGAACTCGCCTTTGTAACTCATCATGAATATGAAAGAAGAACGATAAATACGAACCCCACATCGAGGAGATAATAGAAATTGAGAATCATTAGATGTGAGTGTGTCTTGATAGAAGCTATCGCCAACAAAAAAG
Proteins encoded in this region:
- the pdhC_2 gene encoding Dihydrolipoyllysine-residue acetyltransferase component of pyruvate dehydrogenase complex, with amino-acid sequence MTIKEVQLPKLGESITNATILRWFKKVGDLVKEDEILLEVATDKVNSEIPSPYSGVIKELCVKEEELVDVGSVLCKLEVKETADAVQKSAPKKEPAGPTESKQAVYSPSVLRTLKEYNLSVAELINIQGSGENGRVTKEDVKKFATLHQGGAKLSPYRQAVVENVTLSATQIPQASLMQRVNVTSLFSIIQANKEQFFAQENVKLTPTLLIAYALVQTVKEYEKINATFENNQIHIKKEMNLGIAANTQDGVIVPVIKKAHTMSFLEFAHAMHHIKEKVQKSKIENKDVQEGTITLTNFGMSGVMMGVPLIRYPEAVIVGIGAIHDHVFVHENEMKIGKALFISLTFDHRVFDGMYGCEFLVKLQKKLEHADAIFS
- the asd gene encoding Aspartate-semialdehyde dehydrogenase, producing MQQNSIVLVGSTGLVGLELKKQLEEKDIAFDCFVRGGNTNYKLAFFCVPNAVAIDLVPQFLNNGCTIIDASSAFRQSHPLIIPEINGSTLTKEDKLIASPNCTTTFLALALYPLHKHFHLKQIITSTYQAASGGGKKMLEEYKNRTLQLRLHESEEDVFGYNAEENKMVFETQKILRVPIDISATCVRICQKRVHALSIFAEFEKTIDLEVAKQAIQDEPGLVFDPDCTIEKAEGSPLTYVKRLRPVKSNPHCLELFMLGDQLLKGASTNMLQIAEYVFDLDAISALKSPL
- the pimB gene encoding GDP-mannose-dependent alpha-(1-6)-phosphatidylinositol monomannoside mannosyltransferase codes for the protein MIQMKIAYVHDWLVDLAGAEKVLAACMELYDAPIFTLLKDVKKLKNTPFEKKTIHGSFIEKLPFARSKYRNYLPFFPMAIEQMDLGSFDLIISSSHCVAKGVITHPHQLHICYCHTPMRYLWDCYHEYLEHHGLRKGIKAFFAKYWMHKLRMWDVLSSKRVDLFIANSTFIQKRIQKVYRRDSIVLHPPVDCKKFVFSEEKQDFYVTASRLVPYKRIDILVEAFNLMPEKKLVVIGDGPNFKKLKKMAKKNITFLGHVPFDVLKEHFKFAKAFLFAAFEDFGIVPVEAMSAGTPVIAFGKGGILDSVIEGKTGVFFKEQTKESVKQAVRDFETRNFDPKVIRKHALKFDKAVFQEKFQLLIEAKKKEFFQ
- the gmhA gene encoding Phosphoheptose isomerase, with amino-acid sequence MDREAGCVNFSRFYEISRLNFEHMQSTESREKILFSVKECQEAIAALESQDALRFIEKVSDLISACFEKGNKLLVAGNGGSFCDAMHFTEELTGFFRKKRKPLPALCLGDVGHLSCVSNDAGFEFVFSRLVESLGLTGDCLCVLSTSGNSDNLIRAVESAKEKGIVTIAFLGKTGGQLKGLCDVEWVVEGFATSDRIQEAHMASIHILIEMIEYNLNLSC
- the algA gene encoding Alginate biosynthesis protein AlgA; protein product: MKVIILAGGGGLRLWPLSTLTKPKQFLKLFDGKSCFELAVEKALKFAKPKDIVIVTNEAFEKEVKEQLGSIDCHILFEPCGKNTLGAICFALSFVNQDELFLCLCSDHLIQGENFFTSVELASTLAYKNIVLFGIPPDRVESGYGYIHVKRKDVVKFIEKPKPDVAKALIETGEYVWNTGMFFFSRHVFENALFEHCKEHAQLYKQGFETLKAQFHTLPSISFDYAILEKVRNRKCMQLEDVFWSDVGSFDALYQLFKKDDMQNVTGKNTKVLDAKGNLVISDKPVVLVDCEDLIVIENAGKLLVTKRGSSQKVKEIVKEKVIS
- the lpxK gene encoding Tetraacyldisaccharide 4'-kinase, translating into MLSAFYFKHKEKIHRSFLGLVVAKCFQAGNWIFNFLYEHKLLRTKDIGSAIISIGNVSIGGSGKTPFCLFLAKELEKRKIAFSFVSKGYGAKTRIKKPFVLSEGRGPKYDAKKASDEAVLLSHIFPKVPVIVGNDLLQACLIAKPFAPLMIIDDGMQHRKLKKSVEIVILDSIEPFGKQAFFPRGFLRDSLTQLKRADLVVGYSDVETQLRRYTTAPFVQVTKTPINAESIANENIAVFTAIGNPKNLYHTLEEVGAKIVEKQEFLDHSFFDKKELQAFAKRVKAKGAKYLVCTQKDAMKVDKSWDLGLQIFILEIELNIKKHQNTFNEFLNKLAVNYDN